A stretch of the Streptomyces ortus genome encodes the following:
- the tgmA gene encoding putative ATP-grasp-modified RiPP: protein MRPFALNYARPAQQLEVSTPYAYDSRLQLNVFPDGRLAAHDYAVLRELGSTTSTAGSKTHFDD, encoded by the coding sequence ATGCGACCGTTCGCGCTCAACTACGCCCGTCCGGCCCAGCAGTTGGAGGTCAGCACTCCGTATGCCTATGACTCCAGACTGCAATTGAACGTCTTCCCGGACGGGCGGCTGGCCGCGCATGACTACGCCGTGTTGCGGGAGTTGGGGTCCACGACTTCCACAGCGGGCTCCAAGACCCACTTCGACGACTGA
- the tgmB gene encoding ATP-grasp ribosomal peptide maturase, with the protein MTVLILTCEQDVTADMVVAELDGTGVPVVRLDPADLPGPVALSGEYVRGGFRGHLSAGGRLVSMSGLRSVWVRRPGAPASRAAEPSDWLTEESAQALYGMLRSTDARWMNHPDAARRARHKPWQLSLAQRCGLPVPATLITTFPQAARDFADRFPDLVVKPVSGAHPQEPPRAVPTSRVAPDADFAAVAYGPTLLQRRVAKRADIRLTCVGDRLFAARKTVAPDADPDEVDVRFAVSDAPWQPVDTPSSVAAGIRTYLREAQLAYGAFDFAEDAEGLWWFLECNQSGQFGFVQIESGQPIAAAVADWLAAPTAPTAPGARSTGARAWAMEGH; encoded by the coding sequence ATGACGGTTCTGATCCTGACGTGCGAACAGGATGTGACCGCGGACATGGTGGTGGCGGAGCTCGACGGGACCGGAGTTCCGGTCGTCCGCCTCGATCCCGCGGACCTGCCCGGCCCGGTGGCCCTGTCGGGCGAGTATGTGCGCGGCGGCTTTCGCGGGCATCTGTCCGCCGGCGGCCGACTGGTGAGCATGAGCGGGTTGCGGTCCGTCTGGGTCCGCAGGCCCGGCGCGCCGGCGAGCCGTGCCGCCGAGCCCTCCGACTGGCTGACCGAGGAGTCCGCCCAGGCGCTCTACGGCATGCTGCGGTCCACCGACGCACGCTGGATGAACCACCCCGACGCGGCCCGCCGGGCCCGTCACAAGCCCTGGCAGCTGTCCCTGGCGCAGCGCTGCGGACTGCCCGTACCCGCCACGCTGATCACGACGTTCCCGCAGGCCGCCCGTGACTTCGCGGACCGTTTCCCGGATCTCGTGGTCAAGCCGGTGTCGGGCGCGCACCCGCAGGAGCCACCCAGGGCGGTCCCCACCAGCCGGGTCGCACCCGACGCGGACTTCGCGGCCGTCGCCTACGGCCCCACCCTGCTCCAACGGCGGGTGGCCAAGCGGGCCGACATCAGGCTGACCTGCGTCGGCGACCGGCTGTTCGCCGCGCGCAAGACGGTCGCCCCGGACGCCGACCCCGACGAGGTGGACGTCCGGTTCGCGGTCTCGGACGCCCCCTGGCAGCCGGTGGACACCCCGTCGTCCGTCGCCGCCGGGATCCGCACCTACCTCCGCGAGGCGCAACTGGCCTACGGAGCCTTCGATTTCGCCGAGGACGCCGAGGGGCTGTGGTGGTTCCTGGAGTGCAACCAGTCGGGCCAGTTCGGCTTCGTACAGATCGAGTCGGGGCAGCCGATCGCCGCCGCGGTCGCCGACTGGCTGGCCGCGCCCACCGCACCGACCGCGCCCGGGGCCCGCTCCACCGGCGCCCGGGCATGGGCGATGGAGGGCCACTGA
- a CDS encoding phosphatase PAP2 family protein, translated as MPGVHPRPPGGRTGTHVDTDTGTGTGSGTRAGVGRRGFLRGSVGVSAGLIAAPAVAAWPATAAAATNTTAAFVDAYTTNVVGNVTSDTNAAVHILDGFARLWKTGAAWDTGTPLLPEVLRANMRYCARVTARRTEAEARTAFVQDRQHQSYAVIAGLGPLADLYRSGAKAVTGITSAPDGVPAGRINDTLPADAPAGSALGAGSHSSDLGRVAELVDTVRGPFASSNPSKLAYQYPRPWRMTEDSRIVATGTTDELGFPVYASDVVVVPQLLRQRGTDPADDGGFTSGHTNAFYLAALSLAYAVPERFQELVARASELAHTRIVSGMHSTVDVVGGRVLATALAAAALADPANAGLKAAARAQAAAYFRERTGSTADTLYAYAHSAGPDTDPYADRAANRAAVEPRLTYVLPRRSAHDRMSVPKGAEVLLETRLPYLSAVQRREVLRTTALPAGYILLDGFEKWGRLNLFAAADGYGAFDTDVRVTLDAAAGGFGAADTWRNDIGGRGALVKRGSGTLCLAGANEYTGGSTLAEGVLATASASALGHGDVRVAGGTLRVTSPLRVRGAYAQAAGTTLEVTLAGDGAPALTVDRRMLLGRGGRLVVHLGGSYRPRRGTALPVIAARSLRGRFAEVVVDGVRAEAVRTAGGLSVRVS; from the coding sequence ATGCCCGGTGTGCACCCCCGTCCCCCCGGCGGCAGAACCGGTACCCATGTCGATACCGATACGGGTACGGGTACGGGTAGCGGCACCCGTGCCGGTGTCGGCCGGCGTGGGTTCCTGCGCGGGTCCGTCGGCGTCTCCGCCGGACTGATCGCGGCCCCCGCGGTCGCGGCGTGGCCCGCCACCGCGGCGGCGGCGACGAACACGACCGCCGCCTTCGTGGACGCGTACACCACGAACGTCGTCGGCAACGTCACCTCCGACACCAACGCGGCCGTGCACATCCTCGACGGCTTCGCGCGCCTCTGGAAGACGGGCGCCGCCTGGGACACCGGCACCCCCCTGCTGCCCGAGGTCCTGCGCGCCAACATGCGCTACTGCGCCCGCGTCACCGCGCGCCGCACCGAGGCCGAGGCGCGCACCGCCTTCGTCCAGGACCGACAGCACCAGAGTTACGCGGTGATCGCCGGCCTGGGCCCGCTCGCCGACCTGTACCGGAGCGGGGCGAAGGCCGTCACCGGTATCACCTCGGCGCCGGACGGCGTTCCGGCGGGCCGGATCAACGACACGCTCCCGGCCGACGCGCCCGCGGGCTCCGCGCTGGGCGCCGGTTCGCACAGCTCGGACCTCGGCAGGGTGGCCGAGCTGGTCGACACGGTGCGCGGTCCGTTCGCGTCGAGCAACCCCTCCAAACTCGCCTACCAGTACCCGCGTCCATGGCGGATGACCGAGGACAGCCGGATCGTCGCCACGGGCACGACCGACGAACTGGGCTTCCCCGTCTACGCGTCCGACGTCGTGGTGGTCCCCCAGCTGCTGAGGCAGCGCGGCACCGACCCGGCCGACGACGGCGGTTTCACCAGCGGCCACACGAACGCCTTCTACCTCGCGGCCCTGTCCCTGGCGTACGCGGTCCCCGAGCGGTTCCAGGAGTTGGTGGCCCGGGCCTCCGAACTCGCCCACACCCGCATCGTGTCGGGCATGCACTCCACCGTCGACGTGGTGGGCGGCCGGGTCCTCGCGACGGCTCTCGCGGCGGCGGCGCTCGCCGATCCCGCGAACGCCGGCCTGAAGGCGGCGGCCCGCGCCCAGGCCGCGGCGTACTTCCGGGAGCGGACCGGTTCGACCGCGGACACCCTCTACGCCTACGCGCATTCGGCGGGCCCGGACACCGACCCGTACGCGGACCGTGCCGCCAACAGGGCAGCGGTGGAGCCCCGGTTGACGTACGTGCTGCCCAGGCGGTCCGCGCACGACCGCATGAGCGTGCCGAAGGGCGCCGAGGTGCTGCTGGAGACGCGGCTGCCCTATCTCTCCGCGGTCCAGCGGCGCGAGGTGCTGCGCACGACCGCGCTGCCCGCCGGCTACATCCTGCTGGACGGCTTCGAGAAGTGGGGGCGGCTGAACCTCTTCGCCGCCGCCGACGGGTACGGGGCCTTCGACACCGACGTGCGTGTCACGCTGGACGCCGCGGCCGGGGGCTTCGGCGCCGCCGACACCTGGCGCAACGACATCGGCGGCCGGGGCGCGCTCGTCAAGCGCGGCAGCGGGACGCTGTGCCTGGCCGGCGCCAACGAGTACACCGGCGGCAGCACGCTGGCGGAGGGTGTCCTCGCGACCGCCTCGGCCTCCGCACTGGGACACGGTGACGTACGGGTCGCGGGCGGGACCCTGCGGGTGACGTCGCCCCTGCGGGTGCGGGGCGCGTACGCCCAGGCGGCCGGTACGACGCTGGAGGTGACGCTCGCGGGTGACGGCGCGCCGGCGCTCACGGTGGACCGCAGGATGCTGCTCGGCCGGGGCGGCCGGCTCGTCGTCCACCTCGGCGGGTCGTACCGTCCGCGGCGGGGCACGGCCCTTCCCGTGATCGCGGCGCGGTCGCTGCGGGGGCGGTTCGCCGAGGTCGTGGTGGACGGGGTCCGCGCCGAGGCGGTCCGCACGGCGGGCGGGCTGTCGGTCCGGGTGTCCTGA
- a CDS encoding ROK family transcriptional regulator — translation MNLSESARAVFAVLAASGTATRPQLAAGAGLSKPTVSTAVAELEGAGLAACSGTASGGTGRSAAVYALGPAAGAVLAVDLGPTHTQVRGCALDGTLLARGTGPRADSADTVRAALRALPAGAPLRAVVVAVGDVTARDRDGTGMRPATAKAGPAFDAMAVALPKDVPVHLENNVNCAALAELHQGAARARDSFGYLRIGVGIGLGIVIGGRVLRGANGAAGELARLPYPWDDGREPRREALEERMGSRSLLDRAADAWRDADGADGPCPRTPERLFALAEEGHSTARSVVGRHAADIGRLAAAVVAVLDPGLIVLGGAVGAFPQLLPGVREELARLSWPTEVVSSMVGDSGTVAGASRLAVAHGIETVTGGVRVKH, via the coding sequence ATGAACCTGAGCGAGAGCGCCCGCGCGGTGTTCGCCGTACTGGCCGCGTCGGGCACCGCCACCCGCCCCCAGCTGGCGGCCGGCGCGGGTCTGTCCAAACCGACCGTCTCCACCGCGGTGGCCGAACTGGAGGGCGCCGGGCTCGCGGCCTGCTCCGGCACCGCCTCGGGCGGCACCGGCCGCTCCGCCGCCGTCTACGCCTTGGGCCCGGCCGCGGGCGCCGTGCTCGCCGTCGATCTCGGCCCCACCCACACCCAGGTACGCGGCTGCGCCCTGGACGGCACCCTGCTGGCCCGGGGCACCGGCCCCCGGGCGGACTCCGCGGACACGGTCCGGGCGGCCCTGCGCGCCCTGCCCGCCGGAGCCCCGCTGCGCGCCGTCGTCGTCGCCGTGGGAGACGTCACCGCCCGCGACCGGGACGGCACCGGGATGCGCCCCGCGACCGCGAAGGCCGGCCCCGCCTTCGACGCCATGGCCGTCGCGCTGCCGAAGGACGTCCCCGTCCACCTGGAGAACAACGTCAACTGCGCCGCGCTCGCCGAACTGCACCAGGGTGCCGCCCGCGCCCGCGACTCGTTCGGCTATCTGCGGATCGGGGTGGGCATCGGCCTCGGCATCGTCATCGGCGGCCGGGTGCTGCGCGGCGCGAACGGCGCCGCGGGCGAGCTGGCCCGGCTGCCCTACCCGTGGGACGACGGCCGCGAACCGCGCCGGGAGGCCCTGGAGGAGCGGATGGGCTCCCGTTCGCTGCTGGACAGGGCCGCGGACGCCTGGCGGGACGCGGACGGCGCCGACGGACCCTGCCCCCGTACTCCCGAGCGGCTCTTCGCCCTCGCCGAGGAGGGGCATTCCACGGCCCGTTCCGTGGTCGGCCGGCACGCCGCCGACATCGGCCGGCTGGCCGCCGCGGTGGTCGCGGTACTGGACCCGGGGCTGATCGTGCTGGGTGGCGCCGTCGGCGCGTTCCCGCAGCTCCTGCCGGGTGTACGGGAGGAGCTGGCGCGGCTCAGCTGGCCCACCGAGGTGGTCAGCAGCATGGTCGGCGACAGCGGCACCGTGGCCGGTGCGAGCCGCCTCGCCGTCGCCCATGGAATCGAAACCGTGACCGGTGGGGTGCGAGTCAAGCATTGA
- a CDS encoding ABC transporter substrate-binding protein, with amino-acid sequence MGHQISRRTLFRSASGIAAAGALGTSLSACSGGTGAGSTNSDLTMIWWGSDDRHAAYKKVLAAFRKKNPKIKIRPTYSGYDGYFDKFNTNIAGGSAPDLLQMDTALVAQYARKGVLAPIDSYVGKSLDLTGFSKTLLAAGTVDGKLYGVPSGIGVNQLTVNRTGLEKLGLELPDREWTWADLKKIGTDVHKKSGGKIYGVDDGGGSTLQCFEVFARENGETFFTEDGKKLGFTPDTLQAWWEYWAEMRKVNASPPPAITSAAHNDLTKNAVVIGKALFTFDSGVYGAGGSITDAQLDFLPTPQGDFSGAREGNFVNGGVLLSATKASKKVADSVKIMSYFAQDATAIKDMQLLRGIPPTEKARGLIASGLTETDKLNMANADYVAQRVGRASDALAAPAPPPQGADQIWDLLFQSNLAVAFGKKSIKAQLGAFFDQSAGILEG; translated from the coding sequence GTGGGTCACCAGATCTCGCGCAGAACCCTGTTCCGCTCCGCGAGCGGCATCGCAGCCGCCGGCGCACTCGGCACCTCGCTGAGCGCCTGCAGCGGAGGCACCGGCGCCGGCAGCACCAACAGCGACCTGACCATGATCTGGTGGGGCAGCGACGACCGGCACGCGGCCTACAAGAAGGTGCTGGCCGCCTTCCGGAAGAAGAACCCGAAGATCAAGATCCGGCCGACCTACTCCGGCTACGACGGGTACTTCGACAAGTTCAACACCAACATCGCCGGCGGCAGCGCCCCCGACCTGCTGCAGATGGACACCGCGCTGGTCGCGCAGTACGCCCGCAAAGGTGTCCTCGCCCCGATCGACTCGTACGTCGGCAAGAGCCTGGACCTCACCGGCTTCTCCAAGACCCTCCTCGCCGCCGGCACCGTCGACGGCAAGCTCTACGGCGTCCCGTCAGGCATCGGCGTCAACCAGCTCACCGTCAACCGCACGGGTCTGGAGAAGCTCGGCCTGGAACTGCCCGACCGCGAATGGACCTGGGCCGACCTGAAGAAGATCGGCACCGACGTCCACAAGAAGAGCGGCGGCAAGATCTACGGCGTCGACGACGGCGGCGGCTCCACCCTCCAGTGCTTCGAGGTCTTCGCCCGCGAGAACGGCGAGACCTTCTTCACCGAGGACGGCAAGAAGCTCGGCTTCACCCCCGACACCCTCCAGGCGTGGTGGGAGTACTGGGCCGAGATGCGCAAGGTCAACGCCTCTCCGCCGCCGGCGATCACCTCGGCCGCGCACAACGACCTCACCAAGAACGCGGTCGTCATCGGCAAGGCGCTGTTCACCTTCGACTCCGGCGTCTACGGCGCGGGCGGCTCCATCACCGACGCGCAGCTGGACTTCCTGCCCACTCCGCAGGGCGACTTCTCAGGGGCCCGCGAGGGCAACTTCGTCAACGGCGGTGTGCTGCTCAGCGCGACGAAGGCCAGCAAGAAGGTCGCCGACTCGGTGAAGATCATGTCGTACTTCGCCCAGGACGCCACCGCCATCAAGGACATGCAACTGCTGCGGGGCATTCCGCCGACGGAGAAGGCGCGCGGGCTGATCGCCTCGGGACTCACCGAGACGGACAAGCTCAACATGGCCAACGCGGACTACGTCGCGCAGCGGGTCGGCAGGGCGAGCGACGCGCTCGCGGCGCCCGCGCCTCCGCCGCAGGGAGCCGACCAGATCTGGGACCTGCTGTTCCAGTCGAACCTGGCGGTGGCCTTCGGCAAAAAGTCGATCAAGGCGCAGCTCGGGGCGTTCTTCGACCAGTCGGCCGGGATTCTTGAAGGCTAG
- a CDS encoding carbohydrate ABC transporter permease produces the protein MTTAKSDEAVEEQAAPVTPSDRRERDRMRRRLARRRGGGWWPYAFLAPWFVGLFGLTVYPMLASLYLSFTDFDLLTPARWVGVDNYDKMFTEDPVFWDSVHATLLYVVVSVPLKLALALGVAMLLNRDLRGIGLYRAAFYLPSLLGGAVAVAIVWRQVFGGDGLFNDFLAWFGIEGQDWISSPDTAIYTLILLAVWQFGTPMVIFLAGLKQLPKDVYEAAAIDGVTPVTRFFRITLPLLTPIVFFNVVLQIIDAFKTFTPAFVISNGSGGPLNSTMLYSLYLYKKGFTDLQMGYASALAWVLFLVIAGFTAVNFIAGRYWVHYDD, from the coding sequence ATGACCACCGCGAAGAGCGACGAGGCCGTCGAGGAGCAGGCCGCTCCCGTGACCCCGTCCGACCGGCGGGAGCGTGACCGGATGCGCCGCCGCCTCGCCAGACGGCGGGGCGGCGGCTGGTGGCCGTACGCCTTCCTGGCCCCCTGGTTCGTCGGCCTGTTCGGGCTGACCGTCTATCCGATGCTGGCCTCGCTGTACCTGTCCTTCACCGACTTCGACCTGCTGACGCCCGCACGGTGGGTCGGGGTGGACAACTACGACAAGATGTTCACCGAGGACCCGGTCTTCTGGGACTCGGTGCACGCCACGCTGCTGTACGTCGTCGTGTCGGTGCCGCTGAAGCTCGCCCTCGCCCTCGGGGTGGCGATGCTGCTCAACCGCGACCTGCGGGGCATCGGCCTGTACCGGGCGGCCTTCTATCTGCCGTCCCTGCTCGGCGGCGCGGTGGCCGTCGCCATCGTGTGGCGGCAGGTCTTCGGCGGCGACGGCCTCTTCAACGACTTCCTCGCCTGGTTCGGCATCGAGGGCCAGGACTGGATCTCCAGCCCCGACACCGCGATCTACACGCTGATCCTGCTCGCCGTCTGGCAGTTCGGCACCCCGATGGTCATCTTCCTGGCCGGCCTGAAGCAACTGCCGAAGGACGTGTACGAGGCGGCGGCGATCGACGGCGTCACGCCCGTCACCCGGTTCTTCAGGATCACCCTGCCGCTGCTGACACCGATCGTCTTCTTCAACGTGGTCCTGCAGATCATCGACGCGTTCAAGACGTTCACCCCGGCCTTCGTCATCAGCAACGGCTCCGGCGGTCCCCTCAACTCGACCATGCTGTACAGCCTCTACCTGTACAAGAAGGGCTTCACCGACCTCCAGATGGGTTACGCCTCGGCGCTGGCCTGGGTGCTGTTCCTGGTCATCGCGGGCTTCACGGCGGTCAACTTCATCGCCGGCCGCTACTGGGTCCACTACGACGACTGA
- a CDS encoding carbohydrate ABC transporter permease produces the protein MSAITPTRPSKSPPRGARPPLRKLRSATGSRRVFIHTVLIGVAIVMLYPLLWMLSSSLKPDTEIFTQPGLIPGSLRPENYSEGWSGSGNSFSLYITNSLIVTIGAVIGNVISCSLAAYAFARFEFRGKKIWFGLMLGTLMLPTQAVLIPQYTIFYNLTWINTFLPLIVPKFLAVDAFFIFLMVQFIRSIPRELDQAAMMDGANPFQIYWKIILPLMRPALITTTIFTFIWTYDDFLHQLVYLQQNDKFTVPLGLTLFLDQTSGSSYGAMFAMSTLALLPTLICFLIFQKRLVEGLATSGMKG, from the coding sequence ATGTCCGCCATCACCCCGACCCGGCCCTCGAAGTCGCCGCCGCGCGGCGCGAGGCCGCCCCTGCGCAAGCTGCGCTCGGCCACCGGATCGCGCCGCGTCTTCATCCACACCGTGCTCATCGGCGTGGCCATCGTCATGCTCTATCCGCTGCTGTGGATGCTGAGCAGCTCGCTCAAGCCCGACACCGAGATCTTCACCCAGCCCGGCCTCATCCCCGGTTCGCTCCGGCCGGAGAACTACTCCGAGGGCTGGAGCGGCTCCGGCAACTCCTTCTCCCTCTACATCACCAACTCGCTGATCGTCACGATCGGCGCGGTGATCGGGAACGTCATCTCCTGCTCGCTGGCCGCCTACGCCTTCGCGCGCTTCGAGTTCCGCGGCAAGAAGATCTGGTTCGGGCTCATGCTCGGCACGCTGATGCTGCCCACGCAGGCCGTGCTGATCCCGCAGTACACGATCTTCTACAACCTGACCTGGATCAACACGTTCCTGCCGCTGATCGTGCCGAAGTTCCTCGCGGTGGACGCCTTCTTCATCTTCCTCATGGTCCAGTTCATCCGGTCCATCCCGCGCGAGCTGGACCAGGCGGCCATGATGGACGGCGCCAACCCCTTCCAGATCTACTGGAAGATCATCCTGCCCCTGATGCGACCGGCGCTGATCACCACCACGATCTTCACCTTCATCTGGACGTACGACGACTTCCTGCACCAGCTCGTCTACCTCCAGCAGAACGACAAGTTCACCGTCCCCCTCGGTCTGACCCTGTTCCTGGACCAGACGAGCGGCTCCTCGTACGGCGCGATGTTCGCCATGTCGACGCTCGCTCTCCTGCCCACCCTCATCTGCTTCCTGATCTTCCAGAAGCGGCTCGTGGAAGGCCTGGCCACCTCCGGCATGAAGGGCTAG
- a CDS encoding MFS transporter produces MSVPAAPLDAPPGQPRKAATAAWIGSALEYYDFFIYGSAAALIFPEVFFDESDPATATLLSLATFGVAYAARPVGALFLGHFGDKVGRKKIMVFTLILMGLSTFLIGCLPTRDQVGTLAPVLLVLCRVLQGISAAGEQASANSMSLEHAPPDKRGFFTSFTLSGTQGGQLLATLVFIPVAAMPEDQLLAWGWRIPFWMSIAVAVVGYVIRRTLEETPTFTQQAATEGVAKMPLAVLMREHWADVLRVVAAALVASISTIFTVWALAYATSDAVGMDRTSMLWVGALANLVALGAIPLWAALSDRIGRRPVFLVGAAGSGVLMFLYLWAISTGSYPLVLFLGIVTFGVVYSAANGVWPSFYGEMFSTRVRLSGMAVGTQIGFAVAGFAVTFAAQIAGPDGDDWLSVAVFTAALCVPPVIAALTARETHKVPTEHLGERSNQESPDVLSPSGV; encoded by the coding sequence GTGTCCGTCCCCGCAGCACCCCTCGACGCGCCACCCGGCCAGCCGAGGAAGGCCGCGACAGCCGCCTGGATCGGCAGCGCGCTGGAGTACTACGACTTCTTCATCTACGGGAGCGCAGCCGCGCTGATCTTCCCGGAGGTCTTCTTCGACGAGTCCGACCCCGCCACGGCGACCCTGCTGTCGCTGGCCACGTTCGGGGTCGCGTACGCGGCGCGTCCGGTCGGGGCCCTGTTCCTCGGGCACTTCGGCGACAAGGTCGGCCGTAAGAAGATCATGGTCTTCACGCTGATCCTGATGGGCTTGTCGACGTTCCTCATCGGCTGTCTGCCGACCCGCGACCAGGTCGGCACGCTGGCGCCGGTACTGCTGGTCCTGTGCCGCGTGCTGCAGGGCATCTCGGCCGCCGGCGAGCAGGCCAGCGCCAACTCCATGTCGCTGGAACACGCGCCACCGGACAAACGCGGCTTCTTCACCAGCTTCACGCTCAGCGGCACCCAGGGCGGCCAGCTCCTCGCCACCCTGGTGTTCATCCCGGTCGCCGCGATGCCCGAGGACCAACTGCTCGCCTGGGGCTGGCGCATCCCGTTCTGGATGAGCATCGCGGTCGCCGTCGTCGGCTACGTGATCCGCCGCACCCTTGAGGAGACGCCGACCTTCACCCAGCAGGCCGCCACCGAGGGCGTCGCGAAGATGCCCCTCGCCGTGCTGATGCGCGAACACTGGGCGGACGTCCTGCGGGTGGTCGCCGCCGCGCTGGTCGCCTCGATCAGCACGATCTTCACGGTGTGGGCGCTGGCGTACGCGACGAGTGACGCGGTCGGCATGGACCGCACGTCGATGCTGTGGGTGGGAGCGCTGGCCAACCTCGTCGCGCTCGGCGCGATCCCGCTGTGGGCCGCCCTGTCCGACCGCATCGGCCGCCGCCCGGTTTTCCTGGTCGGCGCCGCGGGCAGCGGCGTACTGATGTTCCTCTACCTGTGGGCCATCTCCACGGGCTCCTATCCGCTGGTCCTGTTCCTCGGCATCGTCACCTTCGGTGTCGTGTACAGCGCGGCGAACGGTGTCTGGCCGTCCTTCTACGGAGAGATGTTCTCGACCAGGGTCCGCCTGTCGGGGATGGCCGTCGGCACGCAGATCGGTTTCGCGGTCGCCGGTTTCGCGGTGACGTTCGCCGCGCAGATCGCGGGCCCGGACGGAGACGACTGGCTGTCCGTGGCCGTGTTCACGGCTGCCCTGTGCGTCCCCCCGGTGATCGCCGCACTGACGGCACGGGAGACACACAAGGTCCCGACGGAACACCTGGGCGAGCGAAGCAATCAGGAGTCACCGGACGTACTCAGCCCGTCCGGCGTCTGA
- a CDS encoding TetR/AcrR family transcriptional regulator, whose product MTSVEEPARPNGRIRDAVRTRAEILDVATQEFARAGYDGARVDEIAARTRTTKRMIYYYFGGKEQLFTAVLERSYSVIREAEQGLDVEHLDPVAAIRRLAELTFDHHEAHPDFIRLVSIENIHGAAHIAGSEKLGRIGSPALDVIRRILESGRESGLFTADVDAVDLHAMISSFCFFRVANRHTFGALFGRDLVDPAQREHYRSMLGDMVIAYLTADRTAD is encoded by the coding sequence ATGACCAGCGTCGAAGAACCGGCAAGGCCGAACGGACGCATCCGCGACGCCGTACGCACGAGGGCCGAGATCCTCGACGTGGCGACCCAGGAGTTCGCGCGGGCCGGCTACGACGGGGCCCGGGTGGACGAGATCGCCGCCCGCACCCGGACCACGAAGCGGATGATCTATTACTACTTCGGCGGCAAGGAGCAGCTGTTCACCGCCGTGCTGGAGCGGTCGTACAGCGTCATCCGCGAGGCCGAGCAGGGGCTCGACGTCGAACATCTGGACCCGGTCGCGGCCATCCGGCGGCTGGCCGAGCTGACCTTCGACCACCACGAGGCGCACCCGGACTTCATCCGGCTGGTCAGCATCGAGAACATCCACGGGGCCGCGCACATCGCCGGCTCCGAGAAGCTCGGCCGGATCGGTTCGCCCGCGCTCGACGTGATCCGCCGCATCCTGGAGTCGGGGCGGGAGTCGGGCCTGTTCACGGCCGACGTCGACGCCGTGGACCTGCACGCGATGATCAGCTCGTTCTGCTTCTTCCGGGTCGCCAACCGGCACACCTTCGGCGCCCTGTTCGGCCGCGACCTGGTCGACCCCGCGCAGCGTGAGCACTACCGGAGCATGCTGGGCGACATGGTCATCGCCTATCTGACGGCGGACCGCACGGCGGACTGA
- a CDS encoding shikimate dehydrogenase: MVKDSYLVGLIGAGIGPSLSPALHEREADRQGLRYLYRLIDIDVLGVAPEAVGDLVRAARDLGFDGLNITHPCKQLVIEHLDALSPQAEALGAVNTVVFDAGRAIGHNTDVTGFAASFARGLPDARLERVVQLGAGGAGAAVAHALLTLGAGSVTVVDALPDRAGALADQLNRQFGAGRVDAGDPERLAALLVGADGVVHATPTGMAAHPGLPFAAELLRPRLWVAEVVYRPLETELLRVAREVGCAVLDGGGMAVFQAADAFRLVTGREADASRMLADISELAGAGALRAP; the protein is encoded by the coding sequence GTGGTCAAGGACTCGTATCTCGTCGGGTTGATCGGCGCCGGCATCGGCCCTTCGCTCAGCCCGGCCCTGCACGAGCGGGAGGCCGACCGCCAGGGCCTGCGCTATCTGTACCGGCTCATCGACATCGACGTGCTCGGTGTCGCGCCGGAGGCGGTGGGCGATCTGGTGCGCGCCGCCCGTGACCTCGGCTTCGACGGGCTGAACATCACCCACCCGTGCAAGCAGCTCGTCATCGAGCACCTGGACGCGCTCTCCCCGCAGGCCGAGGCGCTCGGCGCGGTGAACACGGTCGTCTTCGACGCCGGGCGCGCGATCGGCCACAACACGGACGTCACCGGCTTCGCGGCGTCCTTCGCGCGCGGACTGCCCGACGCCCGGCTGGAGCGGGTGGTGCAGCTGGGCGCTGGGGGAGCGGGGGCGGCCGTCGCGCACGCCCTGCTGACGCTCGGGGCGGGGTCCGTCACCGTGGTGGACGCGCTGCCGGACCGGGCGGGGGCGCTGGCCGACCAACTGAACCGGCAGTTCGGGGCGGGTCGGGTGGACGCCGGTGACCCGGAGCGGTTGGCCGCGTTGCTCGTCGGGGCCGACGGTGTCGTGCACGCCACGCCCACGGGGATGGCGGCGCACCCCGGCCTGCCGTTCGCGGCGGAGCTGCTGCGGCCCCGGTTGTGGGTGGCCGAGGTGGTCTACCGGCCGCTGGAGACCGAGCTGCTGCGCGTCGCGCGGGAGGTGGGGTGCGCGGTGCTCGATGGTGGGGGGATGGCTGTCTTCCAGGCGGCGGACGCGTTTCGGCTGGTCACGGGGCGGGAGGCGGACGCCTCACGGATGCTGGCGGACATCTCCGAGTTGGCGGGGGCCGGCGCCCTGCGAGCCCCCTGA